From Caldilineales bacterium, one genomic window encodes:
- a CDS encoding DNRLRE domain-containing protein — translation MTSPAGAPSPSRRYLLFLLLVLVGMLLVCGLLWRIFNPPPPPSPTPTLPPATATPTPTVTAPALSPTPSATPTPELVEAPLELLQPGMYVGYDNPNTPVANTTAWAVGSHLFIAWRQIEDATKGGRNWNAIDGPLARMTKPVILRVVVRCEAAEVNNLFRGDACAPAWALKPEAQPIAVTPTGCTDHRSERGLQLNYLAPAVKEARLKLIQDLGERYRDNPKIAAVEIGLGYAAEPVPWPGTDVVCDKSAQQKAYEDAGYTTEKWRDYHIAILEAHARAFAGKKPLLTNLAAAFAEDSRAQVVQRAAALRIGLMTTSLTSDFRDNRGRASGVCYWGYITDPTFSNQSPTSAMAYITQWAALPVNRDHVPIGFEFNNRYDKTGRQPPIPTEAFTWWAMLNGLDKGADYILPFNDRITNGQVSDIGNVRFAEPWRFFNTYAGKSAFTTPDVWIAFRGPWPVKEGDGQCPDIYDYSWYLTSELETLPYIIPGGQAPASGLTAASAQATATAEAAANASAQAAVNAIDKETAVFDIGPASDWRGEFARRTTTNWPYINLDIASDFADRISGADVTVTYFDGDAGAKGSRWELWYDSRSGEKKWKDEVVLGGSGQWKDITFRLDDAAFKNRLPKANPNSRATGFDLSLRRADGVDDIFHSVVVKPLAAATITVTPVPTLNPTVLAVPASATPATPSPSRVPTVTRTPTPGPAVYFRLQQDADGYRGVTDTFIDKLKTPQSSAATTPILGLRIDNVQAGLVAFDLSRLPANADIHSATLTLARADSWPYDFVLTVSRLLRPWSADANYTFAQPGGQPQPWERPGALGEADAAPPLLAVTMTLGSKVQLPVTQWVQEWAAHPAGNFGLILRSHSDVIKAYSLASSENSQALRPVLEILLNTSTPTPTLTPTSTATPTATPTPTATRTFTPTPTRTPTPTPTPSATPTPTATPTATPTPYVEITAAQARLRRGPGANFPTIATAQAGDKFSVLGKDGSGNWLAICCLDEAGAWVSDSAAALRWGRMADLPVVVSPPTPTDTPTETPTATPTPTPTDTPSPTPSATPTPSPTSTATVTPTPSPTATITPTATPTPNACLPRPLDRVVVGDRPKGVAAGPDGVVVGLQSDGSLVFLGQDGVITIPTDGEGANGVALANGRAYMAHRDSASVSVIDLAARRQIDSLGVGDLPWGVAAGGGRLFVVSFDEDMVSVFDLAGPTFPPIVTVGSVPALAAASAGGAFISHLNGMVTVLSYPVGATEAVTSTFGPIAGGDAFGLASDQAGDRLFVGSRNGRSISVLDPVSGQEDARFALPAAPYALAYNPTTGQVLAVDAAGDRLMVIDAASGELVGELPLAAQGADHGGQGIAVWDNRIYVTAYEAGMVDSFDGGPCRPVPPAATATLTPTPTSAPTSTPTRTPRPTRTRTPTPTPSPAPTATPAGPIIAKVEIVWPHDSASVTEARLANITAHLYEDEALNPVACAFDGVVRLWQALNNEPARPVAIGTPRPAQEKGRSFTVWDFNNIDVGAARDPKNKFNFFVTVDGLETRPNIWTHGADARTLAPNKDLPTAVLAQLPDSLDAKVEIVWPLDGAPVTTAPRANISAYLFKQATLAALGPAVPQPLTVRLRWAMNNGPAQPHSQAPVAVARPTAEAGRTWLRFDFDGVDVSFANNPDNRIYFWVETDEVPSFPNIWTHGASGLTLAPVQDVPARSCR, via the coding sequence ATGACATCACCTGCCGGCGCTCCATCCCCCTCGCGGCGCTATCTCCTCTTCCTGCTGCTCGTGCTGGTGGGGATGCTGCTGGTTTGCGGGCTGCTCTGGCGCATCTTCAATCCCCCGCCCCCGCCATCGCCCACACCCACCCTGCCACCAGCAACGGCAACGCCGACGCCAACGGTTACCGCCCCGGCCCTTTCGCCCACACCCTCGGCCACACCCACGCCCGAACTGGTCGAAGCCCCGCTGGAACTGCTGCAGCCGGGCATGTATGTAGGCTACGACAACCCGAACACTCCCGTGGCCAACACGACCGCCTGGGCCGTCGGCAGCCATCTCTTCATCGCCTGGCGCCAGATCGAGGATGCCACCAAGGGCGGGCGCAACTGGAACGCCATCGATGGGCCGCTTGCGCGCATGACCAAGCCCGTCATCCTGCGGGTGGTGGTGCGTTGCGAGGCCGCCGAAGTCAACAACCTGTTTCGTGGGGATGCCTGCGCGCCGGCCTGGGCACTGAAGCCGGAAGCGCAGCCGATCGCAGTGACGCCTACCGGCTGCACCGATCACCGGAGCGAGCGCGGCCTGCAACTGAACTATCTGGCGCCCGCAGTCAAGGAGGCCCGGCTCAAGTTGATTCAAGACCTGGGCGAGCGGTATCGGGACAACCCCAAGATCGCCGCCGTCGAGATCGGGTTGGGCTATGCGGCCGAGCCGGTGCCCTGGCCGGGGACGGATGTGGTCTGCGACAAGAGTGCGCAGCAAAAGGCCTATGAAGACGCCGGTTACACCACTGAGAAGTGGCGAGACTACCACATCGCCATCCTAGAGGCGCACGCGCGCGCCTTTGCCGGCAAGAAACCCTTGCTCACCAACCTGGCGGCGGCCTTTGCCGAAGACTCGCGGGCGCAGGTGGTGCAACGGGCGGCGGCATTGCGCATTGGCTTGATGACCACCTCGCTCACCAGCGACTTCCGTGACAACCGCGGTCGCGCGAGTGGCGTCTGTTACTGGGGCTATATCACCGACCCAACCTTCAGCAACCAATCGCCCACGAGCGCGATGGCCTATATCACCCAATGGGCGGCGCTACCGGTCAACCGCGACCATGTCCCCATCGGCTTCGAGTTCAACAACCGCTACGACAAAACCGGTCGCCAGCCGCCGATCCCAACCGAAGCCTTCACCTGGTGGGCGATGCTGAACGGGCTGGACAAAGGCGCCGACTACATCCTTCCCTTCAACGACAGGATCACAAACGGCCAGGTCAGCGACATCGGCAATGTCCGCTTTGCCGAACCATGGCGTTTCTTCAACACCTACGCCGGCAAGTCGGCCTTCACCACCCCCGATGTCTGGATCGCCTTCCGCGGCCCCTGGCCGGTGAAAGAGGGCGACGGTCAATGCCCCGACATTTACGACTACAGCTGGTATCTGACGTCCGAATTGGAGACGCTGCCCTATATCATCCCCGGCGGCCAAGCTCCCGCCAGCGGCCTGACCGCCGCCAGCGCCCAGGCCACCGCCACCGCTGAAGCTGCCGCCAATGCCAGCGCCCAGGCCGCAGTCAATGCCATTGACAAAGAGACCGCCGTCTTCGACATCGGCCCCGCCTCCGACTGGCGCGGGGAATTCGCCCGCCGCACGACCACCAACTGGCCGTACATCAATCTCGACATCGCCAGCGACTTCGCCGACCGCATCAGCGGCGCCGATGTGACCGTGACCTATTTCGACGGCGACGCCGGTGCAAAAGGCAGCCGGTGGGAACTGTGGTACGACAGCCGCAGCGGGGAGAAGAAGTGGAAGGATGAGGTGGTCTTGGGCGGCAGCGGGCAATGGAAGGATATCACCTTCCGGCTGGACGATGCCGCCTTCAAGAATCGGCTGCCCAAAGCCAACCCCAACAGCCGGGCGACCGGTTTCGACCTCAGCCTGCGCCGCGCCGACGGCGTCGATGATATTTTCCACAGCGTGGTGGTGAAACCCCTGGCCGCGGCCACGATCACGGTGACGCCCGTCCCCACCCTCAACCCCACCGTCCTTGCCGTCCCCGCCTCCGCCACCCCCGCCACCCCCTCGCCCAGCCGGGTTCCCACCGTCACCCGCACCCCCACCCCCGGCCCGGCTGTCTACTTCCGCCTCCAGCAAGACGCCGATGGCTATCGGGGCGTCACCGACACCTTCATCGACAAGCTCAAGACGCCGCAAAGCTCGGCGGCCACGACGCCCATCCTCGGCCTCCGCATCGACAACGTTCAAGCCGGGCTGGTCGCCTTCGACCTCAGCCGGCTGCCTGCCAACGCCGACATTCACAGCGCCACCCTGACCCTGGCCCGCGCCGACTCCTGGCCCTATGATTTCGTCCTCACCGTCTCCCGGCTGTTGCGGCCGTGGTCGGCCGATGCCAACTACACCTTCGCCCAACCCGGCGGCCAACCCCAACCCTGGGAACGGCCCGGCGCGCTCGGCGAAGCGGACGCGGCCCCGCCCTTGCTGGCGGTCACGATGACGCTGGGCAGCAAGGTGCAACTGCCGGTCACACAATGGGTGCAAGAGTGGGCCGCGCACCCCGCCGGCAACTTCGGCCTCATCTTGCGCAGCCACAGCGATGTGATCAAAGCCTATTCGCTGGCGAGCAGCGAAAACAGCCAGGCCCTGCGCCCGGTTTTGGAGATCCTCCTCAACACCTCCACCCCCACGCCCACCCTGACGCCAACCTCCACCGCCACGCCCACCGCCACGCCGACCCCCACGGCCACCCGCACCTTCACCCCTACCCCCACCCGCACCCCGACGCCCACCCCAACCCCCTCCGCCACACCCACCCCCACCGCCACCCCTACCGCCACACCCACGCCCTACGTCGAGATCACCGCCGCCCAGGCCCGGCTTCGCCGCGGCCCCGGCGCCAACTTCCCCACCATCGCCACGGCCCAGGCCGGCGACAAGTTCAGCGTCCTCGGCAAAGACGGCAGCGGCAACTGGCTGGCCATCTGCTGCCTGGACGAGGCCGGCGCCTGGGTCAGCGATAGCGCCGCCGCCCTGCGTTGGGGCCGGATGGCCGATCTCCCGGTCGTCGTCTCGCCGCCCACCCCCACCGACACCCCCACCGAGACGCCCACCGCCACACCCACACCCACGCCTACCGACACCCCTTCCCCTACCCCTTCTGCCACCCCCACGCCATCGCCCACCAGCACCGCCACGGTCACGCCCACGCCATCGCCCACCGCCACCATCACCCCCACCGCCACGCCCACCCCCAATGCCTGCCTGCCCCGGCCGCTCGACCGTGTAGTGGTCGGCGATAGGCCCAAGGGCGTGGCAGCCGGGCCGGATGGGGTCGTCGTCGGCCTGCAGAGCGATGGCAGCCTGGTCTTCCTCGGCCAGGACGGGGTGATCACGATCCCAACCGACGGTGAAGGCGCCAACGGCGTGGCCCTGGCCAACGGCCGGGCCTACATGGCCCATCGCGACAGCGCCTCGGTCAGCGTCATCGATCTTGCCGCCCGCCGCCAGATCGATAGCCTGGGCGTGGGCGATTTGCCCTGGGGTGTGGCCGCTGGCGGCGGCAGGCTCTTCGTCGTCAGCTTCGATGAAGACATGGTCAGCGTCTTCGACCTGGCCGGGCCGACCTTCCCGCCCATCGTCACCGTCGGCTCGGTGCCGGCATTGGCCGCCGCCAGCGCTGGCGGCGCCTTTATCAGCCACCTCAACGGCATGGTCACGGTCCTCAGCTACCCGGTCGGGGCCACCGAGGCGGTCACGTCCACCTTTGGCCCCATCGCTGGCGGCGACGCCTTCGGCCTCGCCAGCGACCAGGCCGGCGACCGGCTCTTCGTCGGCAGCCGCAACGGCCGCAGCATCAGCGTCCTCGACCCGGTCAGCGGCCAGGAAGATGCCCGCTTCGCCCTGCCGGCCGCGCCCTATGCCCTGGCCTACAACCCCACGACCGGCCAGGTCCTGGCCGTGGATGCAGCCGGCGACCGTCTGATGGTCATCGACGCCGCCAGCGGCGAACTGGTGGGCGAGCTGCCCCTGGCCGCGCAAGGCGCCGACCACGGCGGCCAGGGCATCGCCGTCTGGGACAACCGCATCTATGTGACGGCCTACGAAGCGGGCATGGTGGATAGCTTCGACGGCGGCCCCTGTCGTCCTGTCCCCCCGGCCGCCACCGCCACGCTAACCCCCACGCCCACCTCGGCCCCCACCTCAACGCCCACCCGCACCCCACGCCCCACTCGCACCCGCACCCCCACGCCCACCCCCTCGCCGGCGCCCACCGCCACCCCGGCCGGCCCCATCATCGCCAAGGTCGAGATCGTCTGGCCGCACGACAGCGCCAGCGTGACCGAAGCGCGGCTGGCCAACATCACCGCCCATCTCTACGAAGACGAAGCCCTGAACCCCGTCGCCTGCGCGTTCGATGGCGTCGTGCGGCTCTGGCAAGCCCTGAACAACGAACCGGCGCGACCCGTCGCCATCGGCACACCCCGTCCCGCCCAAGAGAAGGGCCGCAGCTTCACCGTCTGGGACTTCAACAACATCGACGTGGGCGCCGCCCGCGACCCCAAGAACAAATTCAACTTCTTTGTCACCGTCGATGGCCTGGAGACCCGGCCCAACATCTGGACGCACGGCGCCGACGCCCGCACCCTGGCCCCCAACAAAGACCTCCCCACCGCCGTGCTGGCGCAACTCCCCGACAGCTTGGATGCCAAAGTGGAAATCGTCTGGCCGTTGGACGGCGCACCCGTCACCACGGCGCCACGGGCCAACATCAGCGCCTATCTCTTCAAGCAAGCCACCCTTGCGGCCCTGGGGCCGGCCGTCCCGCAGCCGCTCACGGTGCGGTTGCGATGGGCGATGAACAACGGCCCCGCCCAACCTCACTCCCAGGCGCCCGTCGCCGTCGCCCGCCCCACCGCCGAGGCCGGCCGCACCTGGCTCCGCTTTGATTTCGACGGCGTCGATGTCAGCTTCGCCAACAACCCCGACAACCGCATCTACTTCTGGGTCGAGACCGACGAGGTCCCATCCTTCCCCAACATCTGGACGCACGGCGCCAGCGGCCTGACCCTGGCCCCGGTGCAGGATGTGCCGGCGCGTAGCTGCCGTTGA
- a CDS encoding class I SAM-dependent methyltransferase yields the protein MVMELSQADRDYFARGEHSNPRFWSRFGGAPDFRGRRALDVGCGHGSLCLDMAAAGAQEVVGLDLNARLIDFARAYLAQERPDLQGRVSFHCLDLAQWPPDRFDVIVSKDSFEHILDLQGMLAEMGRRLAPGGRVYAGFGPLYRSPFGDHDAVRLGVRLPWAHVLMGERRLIAHVNRRRRQPIAALPDLGLNGLRLADYRRLFRESGLRIIFFQTNRSETPGGRLLAGLGRLPWIAEYVTFNIYCILEKPTVGG from the coding sequence ATGGTGATGGAACTGAGCCAGGCCGATCGGGACTATTTCGCTCGTGGCGAGCACAGCAATCCCCGGTTTTGGTCTCGCTTCGGCGGCGCGCCTGATTTCAGGGGCCGGCGCGCCCTGGATGTGGGCTGTGGGCACGGCAGTCTCTGCCTGGATATGGCGGCGGCCGGCGCCCAAGAGGTGGTGGGGCTGGACCTCAACGCCCGGCTGATCGACTTCGCCCGCGCTTATCTGGCCCAGGAGCGGCCCGACCTGCAAGGCCGCGTCTCGTTTCACTGTCTCGATCTCGCCCAGTGGCCGCCCGACCGCTTCGATGTCATCGTGTCCAAGGATTCGTTCGAGCACATCCTGGACTTGCAGGGCATGTTGGCCGAGATGGGGCGGCGGTTGGCGCCGGGCGGCCGGGTGTATGCCGGGTTCGGGCCGCTCTACCGCAGCCCGTTTGGCGACCACGACGCCGTGCGGCTGGGGGTACGGCTGCCGTGGGCGCATGTGCTCATGGGCGAACGCCGCCTGATCGCCCATGTCAACCGCCGCCGTCGCCAGCCCATCGCCGCCCTGCCAGACCTGGGGCTGAACGGGCTGCGGCTGGCCGACTACCGGCGGCTGTTCCGTGAATCGGGCCTGCGGATCATCTTTTTCCAGACGAATCGCAGCGAAACACCCGGGGGCAGGCTGCTGGCCGGGCTGGGTCGCCTGCCCTGGATCGCCGAATATGTAACCTTCAACATCTACTGCATCCTCGAAAAACCGACTGTGGGTGGGTGA
- a CDS encoding sugar transferase, with translation MITSKPRFIAPVAAPTTPGRSLVASERALATPLVAPASAPPAYRWAKRGLDLIVAATALIILSPLLLIIALAIKLDDGGPVIISQRRVGLGGRVFAFYKFRSMRADMDHAAAHRAFAQAVIRGEITQGPRSNGGLLKPTGNGAVITRVGRILRKTSLDELPQLFNVLAGQMSLVGPRPSLDYEAEAYYDHFLPRLSVLPGLTGLAQVNGRSSIPFADIVRWDLAYIEARSFWLDVQILRHTVSVVVRMRHTG, from the coding sequence ATGATCACCAGCAAGCCCCGATTCATCGCCCCGGTTGCAGCACCCACCACGCCAGGAAGAAGCCTCGTTGCCAGCGAACGCGCCCTGGCGACGCCGTTGGTCGCGCCGGCGTCCGCCCCCCCGGCCTACCGTTGGGCCAAGCGGGGTCTCGACCTGATCGTGGCGGCGACGGCATTGATCATCCTCTCGCCCTTGCTGCTGATCATCGCCCTGGCCATCAAACTGGACGACGGCGGGCCGGTCATCATCAGCCAGCGACGGGTGGGGTTAGGGGGCAGGGTCTTCGCTTTCTACAAATTCCGCTCGATGCGGGCGGACATGGATCACGCGGCGGCGCACCGGGCCTTTGCCCAGGCCGTCATCCGTGGGGAGATCACCCAGGGGCCGCGCAGCAACGGCGGCTTGCTGAAACCCACCGGCAACGGCGCCGTCATCACCCGCGTCGGCCGCATCCTGCGCAAGACCAGCCTGGACGAACTGCCGCAGCTTTTCAACGTCCTGGCCGGGCAAATGAGCCTGGTGGGGCCGCGGCCATCGCTGGACTACGAAGCCGAGGCCTATTACGACCATTTCCTGCCCCGGCTGTCGGTCTTGCCCGGGCTGACCGGCCTGGCCCAAGTGAACGGGCGCAGCAGCATCCCCTTCGCCGACATCGTGCGTTGGGACCTGGCCTATATCGAGGCGCGTTCGTTCTGGCTGGATGTGCAGATTCTGCGCCACACCGTGTCGGTGGTGGTGCGGATGCGCCACACCGGTTGA
- a CDS encoding DNRLRE domain-containing protein: MFAADPRVFAVAPRTTPTPLPAFCGGVYSGDTAAGISQTTTYPCRPDWPETGPEIRYQLRTTASQPLTLTLNHLPGIDLDLFLLPDGDLAHCLAADAVLNLGELPPGQHLIVIDGFGGSQGFYSLAVECSEPPLATPTPTDTPANTRTPTPTLVPTATPTPTPTPQHPPFSYETHLPRQNQAFPPPTPQPQTITLQPGRDGYAGLDDSYLSAWAPATNYAEADRLSLRQPDVMAPLLRFRLDGIPANAHVVAARLSLWALTSSNDNAAAAQVFALHRDWTAGEATWEQAAAATPWQQPGANGIPQDRSGFSQDEQQVEQSGRWYTWDVTALAQAWLLDPAANHGLIVKALAAPKVVYTFASADYHTLEARPQLTITFWTPTK, from the coding sequence ATGTTCGCGGCCGATCCCCGCGTGTTTGCCGTGGCCCCGCGGACGACGCCGACGCCCCTGCCCGCCTTTTGCGGCGGCGTCTATAGCGGCGACACAGCCGCCGGCATCAGCCAGACCACCACCTATCCCTGCCGCCCGGACTGGCCCGAAACCGGCCCCGAGATCCGCTACCAGCTGCGCACCACCGCCTCCCAGCCCCTCACCCTCACCCTCAACCACCTGCCGGGCATCGACCTCGACCTCTTCCTCCTGCCCGATGGCGACCTGGCCCACTGCCTGGCCGCCGACGCCGTCCTCAACCTCGGCGAACTCCCACCCGGCCAACACCTCATCGTCATCGATGGCTTCGGCGGCAGCCAGGGCTTCTACAGCCTGGCGGTGGAGTGCAGCGAACCGCCCTTGGCCACCCCCACCCCCACCGACACCCCGGCCAACACCCGCACCCCCACCCCCACCCTCGTCCCCACTGCCACCCCTACCCCCACGCCCACCCCCCAGCACCCGCCGTTCAGCTACGAAACCCATCTGCCCCGCCAGAACCAGGCTTTCCCGCCCCCCACGCCCCAGCCACAGACCATCACCCTGCAGCCGGGGCGCGATGGCTACGCCGGTCTGGACGACAGCTACCTCAGCGCCTGGGCGCCAGCAACCAACTACGCCGAGGCCGACCGTCTCTCGTTGCGCCAGCCGGACGTGATGGCCCCGCTGCTCCGCTTCCGGCTCGACGGCATCCCTGCCAACGCCCATGTGGTGGCCGCCCGCCTCAGCCTGTGGGCGCTGACCAGCAGCAACGACAACGCCGCCGCCGCCCAGGTCTTCGCCTTGCACCGCGACTGGACGGCCGGCGAGGCGACCTGGGAACAGGCGGCAGCGGCCACCCCCTGGCAGCAGCCCGGCGCCAACGGCATCCCCCAGGACCGCAGCGGCTTCAGCCAGGACGAACAGCAAGTCGAGCAAAGCGGCCGCTGGTACACCTGGGACGTGACCGCCCTGGCCCAGGCCTGGCTGCTCGACCCGGCTGCCAACCACGGCCTCATCGTCAAGGCCCTGGCCGCCCCCAAAGTCGTCTACACCTTCGCCTCCGCCGACTATCACACCCTCGAAGCCCGCCCGCAACTGACGATCACATTCTGGACGCCGACGAAATGA
- a CDS encoding diacylglycerol kinase family lipid kinase yields MPAKIILNPYSNRWGAGQQAAAVASALASAGLDFDLVQTGGPGEATRLAGEAAAAGFDPIVAAGGDGTISEVVNGLLAGGDRASTRLGVIPLGSANDYAVQLGIPTDVAGACRTLAEAKQVRRLDAGRVNERAFMNDVTLAFGAQVNIEAASIHRLRGAMIYLGGVFKALAHYHQPQVTFEWDGGRVENKAIVLAYVGIGWRTGGVFHLTPNAVADDGLLDFIYGDAMSRLRLLRLLPKTFDGSHIHAPRVHSARCTRLHITSPDPIPVLADGEIIHRDAHDLTLRVLPQALAVIVGPQAGVRPASVKP; encoded by the coding sequence ATGCCCGCCAAGATCATCCTCAACCCCTATTCCAACCGGTGGGGCGCCGGCCAGCAGGCCGCTGCGGTCGCCAGCGCCCTCGCCAGCGCCGGCCTCGACTTCGACCTTGTCCAGACCGGCGGACCGGGCGAGGCCACCCGCCTGGCGGGCGAGGCCGCCGCCGCCGGGTTCGACCCGATCGTCGCCGCCGGTGGGGATGGCACGATCAGCGAGGTGGTGAACGGTCTCTTGGCCGGAGGCGACCGGGCGAGCACCCGCCTGGGCGTCATCCCGCTTGGCTCGGCCAACGACTACGCCGTGCAGCTCGGCATCCCCACCGATGTGGCCGGGGCCTGCCGCACGCTGGCCGAGGCCAAACAGGTGCGCAGGCTGGATGCCGGCCGGGTGAACGAGCGCGCCTTTATGAACGATGTCACCCTGGCTTTCGGCGCCCAGGTCAACATCGAGGCCGCCAGCATCCACCGCCTGCGCGGGGCGATGATCTACCTGGGCGGCGTCTTCAAGGCCCTGGCGCACTATCACCAGCCGCAGGTGACGTTCGAGTGGGACGGCGGCCGGGTGGAGAACAAAGCCATCGTGCTGGCCTATGTCGGTATCGGTTGGCGCACGGGCGGCGTCTTTCATCTCACCCCCAACGCCGTAGCGGACGACGGGCTGCTCGATTTCATCTATGGCGACGCCATGAGCCGGTTGCGGCTGCTGCGGCTGCTGCCCAAGACTTTCGACGGCAGCCACATCCACGCCCCGCGCGTCCACTCGGCCCGCTGCACCCGGCTGCACATCACCAGCCCCGACCCCATCCCCGTGCTGGCCGACGGCGAGATCATCCATCGCGACGCCCATGACCTGACCCTGCGCGTGCTGCCGCAAGCTCTGGCGGTCATCGTCGGGCCGCAAGCGGGCGTCAGGCCCGCCAGCGTCAAACCCTGA
- a CDS encoding FAD-dependent oxidoreductase: MKVLVIGGGVIGVCAAYYLAEAGQEVTLVEKGDLAAGCSYGNAGLVTPSHSIPLAAPGALRSGLKWLLDPESPFYVRPRPDPALVGWLARFIRASRQQPMLAGLAVLSRLSLASRALFDHLAAIEGLEFGFQGRGLLLVFHSLPGLEAGREEAHLLQGYGLASRVLDGDQVRAVEPSLRPDMVGGVYFADDAHLDPAAFVRGLGGWLAGRGIGIQTGVEVVGFETGGGRVRRVQTTHGDLEADQIILAAGSWSPGLARALRLRLPIQPAKGYTLTVRRPAISPAYPLILGEARMAVTPLGERLRFGGTLELAGFDESINRRRVAALERGLRRYLVGVEELELIELWRGLRPCTPDGLPILGRAPGLSNLIVAAGHAMLGMSLGPITGKLAAQLACGQTPDFDLSPLNPARFA, from the coding sequence ATGAAAGTTCTCGTCATCGGCGGCGGCGTCATCGGCGTCTGCGCCGCCTACTATCTGGCCGAGGCCGGGCAGGAAGTGACACTGGTCGAGAAAGGCGATCTGGCGGCCGGTTGCTCGTATGGCAACGCCGGCCTGGTCACGCCCAGCCACAGCATCCCCCTGGCCGCGCCTGGCGCCCTGCGCAGCGGCCTGAAGTGGCTGCTCGACCCGGAAAGCCCGTTCTACGTCCGGCCCCGGCCCGACCCCGCCCTGGTCGGCTGGCTTGCCCGCTTCATCCGCGCCAGCCGCCAACAGCCGATGCTGGCCGGCCTGGCCGTCCTCAGCCGGCTCAGCCTGGCCAGCCGCGCCCTTTTCGACCACCTGGCGGCCATCGAGGGGCTGGAGTTCGGCTTCCAGGGGCGAGGGCTGCTGCTCGTCTTCCACAGCCTGCCGGGGCTGGAGGCCGGCCGGGAGGAGGCGCATCTGCTGCAAGGCTACGGCCTGGCCAGCCGGGTGTTGGATGGCGACCAGGTGCGGGCGGTGGAGCCGTCGCTGCGCCCGGACATGGTGGGCGGCGTCTACTTTGCTGATGACGCCCATCTCGACCCGGCGGCGTTCGTGCGCGGGCTGGGCGGCTGGCTGGCCGGGCGCGGCATCGGCATCCAGACCGGGGTCGAGGTCGTGGGCTTCGAGACGGGCGGGGGCCGGGTGCGACGGGTGCAGACCACGCACGGCGACCTGGAAGCCGACCAGATCATCCTGGCCGCGGGTTCGTGGTCGCCCGGCCTGGCTCGCGCCCTCAGGCTGCGTCTGCCCATCCAACCCGCCAAAGGCTACACCCTCACCGTGCGGCGGCCCGCCATCAGCCCGGCCTACCCGCTCATTCTCGGCGAGGCGCGCATGGCCGTCACACCGCTGGGCGAGCGGCTGCGTTTTGGCGGCACGCTGGAACTGGCCGGGTTCGACGAATCGATCAACCGGCGGCGGGTGGCGGCGCTGGAGCGCGGGCTGCGTCGCTATCTGGTCGGGGTGGAGGAACTGGAGTTGATCGAGTTATGGCGCGGGCTGCGGCCCTGCACCCCGGACGGCCTGCCCATCCTCGGCCGCGCGCCCGGCCTGAGCAACCTGATCGTCGCCGCCGGCCATGCCATGCTGGGGATGTCGTTGGGGCCGATCACGGGCAAGCTGGCGGCGCAGCTGGCCTGCGGCCAGACGCCTGATTTCGACCTCTCGCCGCTGAACCCTGCCCGCTTTGCGTAA
- a CDS encoding CBS domain-containing protein, with the protein MFVRERMTPNPVTITPEASVPEALRLMRERKVRRLPVVDAHGRLVGIVSDKDLLHASPSPATSLAVWEIPELLSRLKIDKVMTRQVITVGEETPLEEAARIMADKRIGGLPVMAGERLVGIITETDLFKILLELLGGRRSGVRISVAVTGAKGKLAQIAGAVFGAGGDIVGLGLSEVAGSDGQRWEIMLKVQDAPREQLVAAVGPLVDEVLDVRETG; encoded by the coding sequence ATGTTTGTCCGCGAACGAATGACCCCCAACCCTGTGACGATCACGCCGGAGGCGTCGGTGCCGGAGGCGCTGCGCCTGATGCGTGAAAGGAAGGTCCGCCGCCTGCCCGTTGTCGATGCCCACGGGCGGCTGGTCGGCATCGTCTCTGACAAAGACCTGCTCCACGCCTCGCCCTCGCCGGCCACCTCGTTGGCGGTGTGGGAGATACCGGAGCTGCTGTCGCGACTGAAGATCGACAAAGTCATGACCCGCCAGGTCATCACCGTGGGCGAGGAGACGCCGCTGGAAGAGGCCGCCCGCATCATGGCCGATAAGCGCATCGGCGGGCTGCCGGTCATGGCCGGCGAGAGGCTGGTGGGCATCATCACCGAGACGGATCTGTTCAAGATCCTGCTGGAGCTTCTAGGCGGGCGGCGGTCGGGCGTGCGGATCAGCGTCGCTGTCACCGGCGCCAAGGGCAAGCTGGCGCAGATCGCCGGCGCTGTGTTCGGCGCTGGCGGCGACATCGTCGGCCTGGGCCTGAGCGAGGTCGCCGGTTCGGACGGCCAGCGTTGGGAGATCATGCTCAAGGTGCAGGATGCGCCGCGCGAGCAGTTGGTGGCCGCCGTAGGGCCGCTGGTGGATGAGGTGCTGGATGTGAGGGAGACGGGATGA